The genomic interval TCTTACTTCCCCAGTGAAAGGTTTAAATGGGCCCCCTTCCTTGTGCAGCTCATGAAGATGCACCTTCCTCCTCCATCAGAGGCCCTAGAACTCAGACAACTTGGCCCACGTCCTGTGCCATTTCCCATTAACAGGCCTCTGCGTGGCCAAACCAGAGATGATCTTCAAGTTGGAGCGAGGAGAAGAGCTGTGGATATTAGAGGAGGAATCCTCAGGCCATGGTTACTCAGGTAAGTGAGCAAGAACTGGACATATGGAAAATAGGGGAAATAAGAGCACAGGAATTCAGGTCAAATGGTATCCTTGTGCAACATTTTCTATGAATATCTTTTTAGAGGTCCCCGCTGTTTGAAAATAAGAGGGACAGAAGGTCTACATGCTTCAGATACCAAAATTACACAGCGTAATATTGCACTCAAACTTCAGTGCTTTCTCCTgttttatcttgatttttttttttttttgttctgatggagtcttactctgtcacccaggctggagtgcagtggtacgatctcagctcactgcaacctctgcctcccaggttcaagtgattctcctgcctcaacctcccgagtagctgggattacaggcatgtgccaccatgcccggctaatttttgtactcttaatagagacaggatttcaccacgttggccaggctgggcacaaactcctgacctcaggcaatccgctcaccttggtctcccaaagtactgggattacaggcataagacaccacacccagcctttatcttgatttttaaaagttatttaccaCTCCTATTTATCTCTGCCTCAtcttaaacatttattcttttatttttttgagacagagtcttgctctgttgcccaggctggagtgcagtggtgcaatcatggctcactgcagcctcattgcccgttttttggtttttgtttttgttttgagacggagtcttgctctattaccagactggagtgcagtggcacgatcttggctcactgcagcctccgcctcctgggttcaagtgattctactgcctcagcctcccaagtagctgggactacagatgcataccaccacatccagctaatatttgtattttttcgtagagatgaggtttcaccatgttggccaggatggtctcaatctcttgaccttgtgatctgcctgcctctgcctcacaaagtgctgggattacaggtgtgagtcactgctcctggaCCCTCACTGCCCAGTTTTAAGCAATCTTTGCActgcagcctccctagtagctggaactacaggtgcacacaaccacgcctgtctgatttttgtatttattttattttatttttttgtagagacagagtatctcaccatgttgcccaggctggtcttgaactcctgggcttaagtgatccacctgccttggcctcccaaagtgctaggatcagaggcatgagccaccacacttggcaacatttattcctccttccctccattgCCTTGGATGCTTTCTGTTGTCAggcatttattcatatattcatttagtCATCTGCGAAACTTTAAATGAGTATCAGTTATATGCTGGGTATGTTCTAGGTATGGGAAACTGGTAGTGAATAAAATAGTATCTCTGTTCTCTTGGAACTTACAATATAGTAGGGGAAAGTgaccagaaacaaacaaatacatcatATGTTTGATGGTGAAAAGGAAATCAGTGCAAGGTAAGAAGGACAGATACTGATATGTGCTTTTAGGAaatagagttttttgtttgttttgttttttcagacagagtctcactctgtcaaccaggctagagtgcagtggcacaatttcagctcactgcaatctctgcttcctgagttcaagcaattctcttgcctcagcctcctgagtagctgggattacaggtgggcactgccatacccagctaattcttatatttttggtagagacagagtttcaccatgttgggcaggctggtctcaaactcctgacttcaagtgatccacctgccttggcctcccaaagtgcttggattacaggtgtgaaccaccatgcctggctggaataGAGTTTAATTTTATACTGTGATAAGAGAAGccagtttggggttttacataaAAGAGTGACATGCTGtggtttgtttttaaaggatCTCTCTCACTGCTGTGTGGCAATGGTTCTGTTGGGGATAATGCCCTCAGGCATGATAATGACCTTCTTTACCATCAGAAGATTCAAACATTGGATCAAAATGTTGAATATAATGGATGTAGGAAAGGCTTTCATGAGAAAACAGGCCTTGTTAGACATAAAAGAACACCCACAGGAGATAAAAACTTTGAATGTCATGAATGTGGGAAAGCTTACTGCAGGAAATCAAACCTTGTTGAACATCTGAGAATACACACAGGAGAGAGACCTTATGAATGCAGTGAATGTGCAAAAACCTTCAGTGCAAGATCATACCTCATTGCCCATCAGAAAACCCACACAGGAGAGAGGCCTTTTGagtgtaatgaatgtgggaaatCTTTCGGCAGGAAGTCACAACTCATCCTACATATGAGAACACACACTGGAGAGAGACCCTATGAATGCACTGAATGTGGGAAAACCTTTTCTGAGAAAGCAACCCTCACAATTCATCAAAGAACTCACACAggggagaaaccctatgaatgtagtGAATGTGGAAAAACATTTCGTGTAAAGATATCCCTTACCCAACACCACAGAACTCACACAGGGGAAAAACCTTATGAATGTAGGGAGTGTGGGAAAAATTTCCGTGCCAAGAAATCCCTAAATCAGCATCAAAGAATTCACACAGGTGAGAAACCTTATGAGTGTGGTGAATGTGGGAAATTCTTCCGAATGAAGATGACTCTCAATAATCATCAGAGAACTCACACAGGTGAAAAGCCCTATCAgtgtaatgaatgtggaaaatCTTTTAGGGTGCACTCATCTCTTGGGATCCATCAGAGAattcacacaggagagaaaccttatgaatgtaaCGAGTGTGGTAATGCTTTCTATGTGAAAGCACGCCTCATTGAACATCAGAGGATGCAttcaggagagaaaccctatgaatgtagtGAATGTGGGAAAATCTTCAGTATGAAAAAATCCCTCTGTCAACACCGGAGAactcacacaggagagaaaccttatgaatgtagTGAATGTGGAAATGCCTTCTATGTGAAAGTACGCCTCATTGAACATCAGCGAATTCACACAGGAGAGAGACCCTTCGAGTGTcaagaatgtgggaaagctttcTGCCGGAAAGCACACCTCACAGAACATCAAAGAACTCACATAGGCTGGTCCTGGCATTGTGCAATGGAAAAAGCCTCTCCCTGAAGACTTCCCTCACCATTGGATCAAGCTCCTTGGGGCATATGATCACCAGGGCACACAGAGTGTGCCTGTAAAAATTTGGCACGTATATTGTATCAAAATATGTCCTGATCCCCTGAGGGGTTAgctcattgtttttatttggatTTCCCTAATTAGCGGTGTGTGAACATCTTATCTGTTGATTGGCTAtttgagttttttcttctgtgcattgactgttcatgtcctctgctcattgttttcaaatgggcattgttttcaaatgttttcatctCTTACTTTTTGGTTtaaatgttgttgttttttaacatatgagaatataaaaatcctttttttttccatcatgtgtgttgcaaatatcttctcccagacTGAGATTGGTTCTTTAATTTTGtcatctcttttcttctgctgaagttttatttatttatttatttgaaatggagtctcactctgttgcccaggctggagtgcaatggcctgacctcagctcactgcaacttctgcctcctgggttcatgtgattctcctgcttcagcctcccaagtagctgggattacaggcacgcaccaccatgccctgctaatttttgtaattttagtagaaacagggtttcaccatgttggccaggctggtcttgaactcctgacctcaagtgatccacccactgtggcctccaaaagtgttgggattgcaggcgtgagccaccatgcccggctagttttatatattaatattatcagTTTCAAGGTGATAATATTCTcctatactttcctctagaggtTTTCCTTTCaacatttagaatttcaatatccTGTGAGATTTTTTGGTATAACATGAAGTGTGCAATACTATACTACTATATTGTCTTTATATAATTTGACATAAATGAGATCACACTGTATTTAAAGTTCTGCAGCTTGCTTTTCTCATGTAATGTTACCTTTCCAAGATCTGTCCTTGTTGATAAGTGTGGTTCTGGCTAGTAAATAACTCTCTCCATTCCCCCAGTAAAAGACATTTGTATCTTTTCCGAGCTTAGTGTCTAAATCTAGAAATGGAACTGATTGGTCATAGGATTTAGGCAATGTGCAGGTTATTAAGCGATTGTGTCCTAGCTTCAAACCCACCCTTCTTTACTGTACTTTGTGACTCTACAAACCACATTTTGGCCTTGCTAACTGCTCCCTGTTGGGCCTTGCTAATAAGAGATACTAGATATAAGCTTTGGGgctggagagggaagaagggacttgcttctttttttctgttcctattGGCTTCTTGGTCATTGGAGTGTCTGCTCAGCAGTGCTTCTTCACTCGGGCAACAGCAGTTCATTGTCATAGCAGCACTTTAATATAGTTTGCAGTCTTCCAGCACTCACAGAACCAGCTTTATGGAAGCCCATCCCCTCTGAGACACAAGCATCAGCTGGCTGGCGTCACCTCCTTAAAGATGTGAATTCTAGTCATGTGGGACCCCTCCTCCATTCTTTTAAGTTTTAGTAATTTCAATTTATGGCTGtttgcagtggatcatgcctgtaatcccagcactttgggaggccaaggtgggtaaattgcttgagcccaggagtcaagaccagcctgggaaatatggtgaaactcgatatctctgcaaaaaaattcaaaactcagTTGGGCATGggagcacacctgtggtcccagctacttgagagtctgaggcaggaggttgaggctgcagtaagctgtgattgtgacactgcactccagcctgggtgacagagcaagaccctgtctccaaaagaaattTTCAACTTCTTCCCTTTGTTATGCCAGCCCAGCTGTTTCCTGCAGTTGCTATTTCTCTGATAATTTGAATGTTCTCTTTTTGTCTCTTCAGTTACTTGGTTTACAACCTCATAACTAGTTAAGATTGTTTATAAGTTCTTTCTGTTAAAATAACTAGTGTGGTTTTTGTCTCCTAGTTGGGCTCTGATTGATAcacaggtttttttatttttttattttttaaaatttattttattattatttttaagacggggtctcaggctgggcgcggtggctcaagcctgtaatcccagcactttgggaggtcgaggcgggtggatcacgaggtcaagagatcaagaccatcctggtcaacatggtgaaaccccgtctctactaaaaatacaaaaaattagctgggcatggtggcgggtgcctgtaatcccagctactcaggaggctgaggcgggagaattgcctga from Callithrix jacchus isolate 240 chromosome X, calJac240_pri, whole genome shotgun sequence carries:
- the ZNF157 gene encoding zinc finger protein 157 isoform X1; protein product: MQCMFYGVIVAQVILRISWCLCGTIESYPLLEAAGPSAHRELPSKEGGPRPRVNMPANGTSPQAFPALIPGEHGRSFEGSVSFEDVAVDFTRQEWHRLDPAQRTMHKDVMLETYSNLASVGLCVAKPEMIFKLERGEELWILEEESSGHGYSGSLSLLCGNGSVGDNALRHDNDLLYHQKIQTLDQNVEYNGCRKGFHEKTGLVRHKRTPTGDKNFECHECGKAYCRKSNLVEHLRIHTGERPYECSECAKTFSARSYLIAHQKTHTGERPFECNECGKSFGRKSQLILHMRTHTGERPYECTECGKTFSEKATLTIHQRTHTGEKPYECSECGKTFRVKISLTQHHRTHTGEKPYECRECGKNFRAKKSLNQHQRIHTGEKPYECGECGKFFRMKMTLNNHQRTHTGEKPYQCNECGKSFRVHSSLGIHQRIHTGEKPYECNECGNAFYVKARLIEHQRMHSGEKPYECSECGKIFSMKKSLCQHRRTHTGEKPYECSECGNAFYVKVRLIEHQRIHTGERPFECQECGKAFCRKAHLTEHQRTHIGWSWHCAMEKASP
- the ZNF157 gene encoding zinc finger protein 157 isoform X2, encoding MPANGTSPQAFPALIPGEHGRSFEGSVSFEDVAVDFTRQEWHRLDPAQRTMHKDVMLETYSNLASVGLCVAKPEMIFKLERGEELWILEEESSGHGYSGSLSLLCGNGSVGDNALRHDNDLLYHQKIQTLDQNVEYNGCRKGFHEKTGLVRHKRTPTGDKNFECHECGKAYCRKSNLVEHLRIHTGERPYECSECAKTFSARSYLIAHQKTHTGERPFECNECGKSFGRKSQLILHMRTHTGERPYECTECGKTFSEKATLTIHQRTHTGEKPYECSECGKTFRVKISLTQHHRTHTGEKPYECRECGKNFRAKKSLNQHQRIHTGEKPYECGECGKFFRMKMTLNNHQRTHTGEKPYQCNECGKSFRVHSSLGIHQRIHTGEKPYECNECGNAFYVKARLIEHQRMHSGEKPYECSECGKIFSMKKSLCQHRRTHTGEKPYECSECGNAFYVKVRLIEHQRIHTGERPFECQECGKAFCRKAHLTEHQRTHIGWSWHCAMEKASP